The genomic segment ACGCCCGAGGAGGTGGCGGCTGCGGAGGATTCGCACACGGGCGCCTTTCTCCGCGAGGCGCTGGCGGAAACGCCGCGGGGAGCGGCGGGATGACGGATGCGCAGACGCGGCGCCTCGTGCTCTGGATCGAGTACGACGGCACCGATTTCAACGGGTGGCAGGTCCAGCCCGGACAGCGCACGGTCCAGAGCGAAATTGAGGCCGCCCTCTCCAAGATGTGCAATGAACCTGTCCGCATCGTCGGCTCGGGACGCACCGACTCGGGAGTGCACGCGCTGGGCCAGGTGGCCCATTTCAACGCGCGCTCGGCGATTCCGCCCTTCAAGTTCGCCCTCGGCCTGAATACCCTCCTCGCTCGGGACATCTCCATCACCGACTGCCGGGAGGTGTACACCCCCTTTCACGCCCAGCACGACGCCCTTCGGAAAACCTATCGCTACCGCATCCTGTTCCGCCGCCGGCCGAGCGCACTGCGCCGACACTGTACGTGGCACGTCAAATCGCCGCTCGATATCGCGGCTATGCAAAAGGCCGCGGAGATTTTGCAGGGAGAGCGTGATTTCGAGAGCTTCCGGGCGGAGGGGACGCCGGTTGAGTCCACCGTGCGGAACCTGGAGCGCCTGGAGGTGAGGCCGGTGGAGGATGAACTGCACATCGAGGCGACGGCGAACGGCTTTCTGCGCCACATGGTGCGCAACATCGTCGGCACCCTGGTGGAGGTGGGCCGCGGCGACCGGACGCCCGGCTCGATGGCGGATCTTCTCGGAGCGCGCGACCGGAAGCAGGCCGCCCCGACGTGCCCCCCGCAGGGCCTGACTCTCGTGTGTGTGGACTACGGAGAGAAAATGCCGCCTGAAGCGCCGCCCGATCCTTCCGAGAAAAAAGGTTGACGGAAACCCCGCCGTCTCGTATGTTGGCGGCTGGTTTTGACGGGAGAGGATAGAAGATATGTGCGTTTGCGTG from the bacterium genome contains:
- the truA gene encoding tRNA pseudouridine(38-40) synthase TruA produces the protein MTDAQTRRLVLWIEYDGTDFNGWQVQPGQRTVQSEIEAALSKMCNEPVRIVGSGRTDSGVHALGQVAHFNARSAIPPFKFALGLNTLLARDISITDCREVYTPFHAQHDALRKTYRYRILFRRRPSALRRHCTWHVKSPLDIAAMQKAAEILQGERDFESFRAEGTPVESTVRNLERLEVRPVEDELHIEATANGFLRHMVRNIVGTLVEVGRGDRTPGSMADLLGARDRKQAAPTCPPQGLTLVCVDYGEKMPPEAPPDPSEKKG